CTGGTCATTCTCACTGCTGGCATAGAGCGATGCTctgcagtgtacagtatatactggtCATTCTCACTGCTGGCATAGAGCGATGCTCTGCAGTGTATATACTGGTCATTATTTAGTCGCTGCTGGTATAGAGCGATGCTCTGCAGAGTATATACTGGTGATTGTCACTGCTGGCACAGAGCAATGCTCTGCGGTGTATATTCTGGCAGTGGTCACCATAGAGAGATGCTCTGCAGCTTTTTGGGGAAGTTACTACACTAATAATTTGCTAATCACTTCTATAAATAAAGAGAGGAACCACAGAAAAAGGGAAGTCAAGGGGGAAGAGGTTCTAGACGCGCGTTTCCTCATTCTTGGCGCAAAATTCAGTTTCTTTGTCTTTTAGGTCCATTTTTTATCTGTTCTGATCAACCAGGCCTCCAgtgtgtccatagcaaccaatcagaattcaGCTTTCATTTCTAACCAGCAATGGAAAAATAgaaggtggattctgattggttgctatggacaactgggctggttactgcagcatgaggagctgcggatgtgctACTTGCAggcaaccactagagggagctagctgCATATGAATTTATATTgctcctatagacttctatggaataGGTGTGtaatgagctccccctggtggtgaatgCAGGATGCAAAATTTTTATAATGCGATAGCTTAAAAGGAAGCAGGGCCTGGCTGATTAGGGGCCACTTTGGCTATAATTAGGTGGGGGCATGGCTTGTAATTGAGAGAATTGTAGAAATAAGTCTCTTACCTTTTTTGCCGGGTTTGACATCACTGGGGTTCAAAGCATCATGACGTTTTCCAAGGGTGAACCCCAAAATGGACAGAGCCAAACAGTCAAAGGTTCCCAATATGGCGAGGATAAAGCCCCAGTGCACCGAGCAGCTCCCCAGCTCGTATCTGTCTGAGCGGTAGTTACAAAATGGCCGCACAGCGGGGGAGTCCCAGCCGTCCGGGAAGAGGATGCAGGCGAGACCCTGGCAGAAGGCTGCGAAAAGCAGAGACAAGGGGTGAATTACATAAATTAAGCTAAATGAACAGTcagtgcttgctgtcagtgaatagaagcAGCAACTGCTTGCATCTATGGACTACGGACTctgacagctgagggtttgttaccatcgtatccagtctagacaatcctctgtgagctaaacataatcAGCAGCCCAAATGAAGGACCCCCCATCTTTAGATCCGGGCCCCTCTATTACCAGCAGTCATTTGAAGCCAAGCGCAGAGTTTGTAGACGGTCCCCGAGTGACAGAACCACAGCAGCACGATGGAGGCCAGGCTGAGGAGCACCAGCAGCAGAGCCCCCAGCATGAAGCCAGCTGCCGTCTGGAACGCCGGGAGAGCCTCCAGGACGCCCTGAGGACCCCGACATTCTGTACCCCAGTCTGACTCCTCACAAAGCTGGTACAGGCCAAAATGTCCTCGACCCTCCCCGCTCAGAACCCAGGTGGGCTGCAGGAGCACCACGATCTCCAGGATCCCCAGGAACAGGGTGCAGGACGCCCATAAAACGGTGACCGCCCGACCATTCTGGACAAAGTCTGTTTCGTACAGATAAACGTGTCCGGTGGGATCCATGAGGGGTGACCTGGAAGGACAGGAGAATATCAGGAACGTACACTACATCAGAACGTCGCATCTATATACATGCCTGAACTAgaacctgtctcctcctcctctgtatggATACATGGCCTAGATTCTAGAACAACCCCTCTacacaatatcaatacatgacctAGAACCGGCCTTCTCTCTATAAACAATCTAGAACCCGTCTCCTCCTCTGTATGGGTACATGGCCTAGAACAACCTCTCTACACACTATCAATACATGACCTAGAACCGGCCTTCTCTGTATAAACGACCTAGAACCTGTCTCCTCTGTATGGATACATAGCCTAGAATAACCTCTTTCCACAATATTGATACGACAGGTCTTCTAGGTTTGTATATATTACCTAGAACCTGTCTCATCTGTATGTATATGTGACCTAGAACCTACTGCCTCCACTATATGGTTATATGACCTAGAACCTACCTTCTCCTTTATATGCGTGCATGCCCCCTTCTACAGTGTGGATATGACCTAGAacacatctcctctgtatggatAAATGACCTAGAACCTAACCCTCTGCTTATACGGATATATTACCTAGAACCTGCCTCCTCCTATATATGGATACATAACCCATGACCTGCCTTCTCTATATGGATACATGACCTAAAACCTAACCCCTCCACTATATTGATATATTGCCTAGAACCTACTTTCTCCTCTGTATTTATATCTGACCTAGAACCTACCCCCTTTACTATATGGTTATATGACAAAAAACCTGCCTTCTCCTATATCTGCATACATGACCTAGAACTGCCTCTTCTATCTGTGTATATGATGTAGAACCTGCCTGCTCCCCTGCATATGCATACATGGCCTAGAACAACCCCTTTCTGCAATAGTGATACATGACTAAGAACCAATCTTCTATATTTGTATATATGACCTAGAAGCTGTCTCCTCTGTATGGATATGTGATCTAGAACCTACCCCCTCCACTATATGGATATGTGACCTAGAATCCTTATGCTCCTCTATATGCATACATGACCTACATAACCTGCATCATCCTGTAAACAGAAACACATTCTAGACCAGGGttgagcaacctccggcactccagctgttgtgaaactacaactcccagcatgctccattcactttctatgggagttctgagaacagccaaacaagtgtgcatgctgggagttgtagtttcaccacagctggagtgccggaggttgctttaAACAAATATATGTGACAGAacctatatatatactcacccatTCTCTCATCAATACAGATACTTGACCCAAAACCTTTCTCCACTATCTGATCTAGAACCTGCCACCTTCTCCTCTACACAGACGTTTAATCTAGACCAGCGGGGCATCACATCAAAAATCCATCTTCTCTAGACAGACAATCCATGCAGGACCCATCTCCTCTGCTGACATACCTGACCTAGAACCTACCCCCTTCCCCTCCAAATACCTGACCTGCTTGATATCTAATCTAGAACCTTTTCCTTTCTAAGGTTCTTCCTCCATTCCCTTCCCTACACAGATACCTGACCTAGATCTCTCCTGTCAGCCATACCCCAGCACATTATATGGGGGTACTGTTATATAGCGGATACCTGCAGTAGTATCACTCACCCTGGTGGTATTCTGCCGTCTTCAGAGCATCACATTTGCAGGATATTCAGTCCTGTGAGCAGCAGCTGAGACGTCtcccctccccttctctgcaGAATGCATCCCCCTCCCCTCTACAGCGAGCACCTACAGCTCCCATCTGCCTCCATTTTCATCAGTGCAGATATGGCTGCCATATTAACCTGTAAGGCTGACATCAGTAGTGATATATCCGCCACCTCTCAGAGAAGCTGCtacaatatatatctatatgttacCCTCTTCTCCCGCCTCCTTCCTTCTGCTCATCATATGATGCATAGGAAACCCTCCGTGCTGTGCACTGCATTTGCTCTCTCCTTCCCATATACAAACCCATGGGCTTCTTCTTGCATATTCAATAAGCTCTCATAGTATATAGTCTCACCTCTGCAATGCTATTGAGGCAACCTAAACctgaaatctcccccccccccccccattcttgcacagTCCCTTTAAAGTGGtcttctcatcacagacaatagggggcatattgctaggatatgctcccattgtctgataggtgcgggtacccCGAGAACGGAGCTGGGAGAGTGCGCAtgagcagccgccctccattctttcctatggggccaccaaaaatagccgagcgctggctcggctacttCCGTCAGcccaatagaaattaatgggagcggtggccgcgcaagtgcggtgcgctcccattcgctTGTATGGGGAGAACGCTTGGCGGTGGCCAGACCCTGGGAAACcccgggtcctccagccaccactctcagcgcaggtgcaggtcccacctctgtgactcgcacctatcagacaatgggggcatatcctagcaatgccAGTGATGGGAGTACACTCTTTGTGACCCATATGGACCGTAAGGGACTGCCCGAGGAGTGGTTTTCTTGCCACTAGAGTGTTCCTGTGGCACAGGAGGATTCTCTGATGGACCATCGATGTCAAGGCTTCAAGGATCCAAAAGCGTGTTCAAGCTGCAATCTGAATAGGGACCAAGGAGGATCCAAGGTGATTCATAAAAACACAATAAGGTCCATGAAAAAtacatcttctgcatagaaatggcTTATGTGTTTGTTTCGACCGGATGTAGCGGCCTTAGTCATATAGCATAAAAGAAAGGAGAAAGCGCTTTCCTTATATTGGTGCATGGGCGATTAGTCTATCAATACTACCAGACCTGGACAACAAGGAGTTAAATGCCCCCATAGGAGGAGCGGAG
The Bufo bufo chromosome 8, aBufBuf1.1, whole genome shotgun sequence genome window above contains:
- the LOC120977434 gene encoding LHFPL tetraspan subfamily member 3 protein-like, which encodes MDPTGHVYLYETDFVQNGRAVTVLWASCTLFLGILEIVVLLQPTWVLSGEGRGHFGLYQLCEESDWGTECRGPQGVLEALPAFQTAAGFMLGALLLVLLSLASIVLLWFCHSGTVYKLCAWLQMTAAFCQGLACILFPDGWDSPAVRPFCNYRSDRYELGSCSVHWGFILAILGTFDCLALSILGFTLGKRHDALNPSDVKPGKKGLFADTP